Proteins from one Aureimonas sp. SA4125 genomic window:
- a CDS encoding BMP family ABC transporter substrate-binding protein, with amino-acid sequence MKAFATTFLAATFLTGLAASAAEISPAVVYDLGGKFDKSFNESAYDGAERYKKDAGAEYRDFEIQNDSQREQALRRFAQRGASPIVGVGFSQAEAIKKVATEFPETKFVIIDAVVDLPNVRSVLFSAEQGSYLVGVLAAMKSGTGTVGFVGGMDIPLIRTFACGYAGGVKSVKPDAKIVENMTGTTGAAWNDPVRGGELAKAQIDQGADVIFHAAGGTGIGVLQAAADAGKFGIGVDSNQNALHPGHVLTSMVKRVDNAVYKAFDDAAKDKFTAGAETLGLAEDGVGYAADANNEALITPEMKAAVEKAKADIVAGTVKVHDYNSDSACPY; translated from the coding sequence ATGAAAGCCTTTGCGACGACCTTTCTGGCCGCGACCTTCCTGACCGGCCTTGCCGCATCCGCCGCCGAAATCAGCCCGGCGGTCGTCTACGATCTCGGCGGCAAGTTCGACAAGTCCTTCAACGAGAGCGCCTATGATGGCGCCGAGCGATACAAGAAGGATGCGGGCGCCGAATACCGCGACTTCGAGATCCAGAACGATTCGCAGCGCGAACAGGCGCTTCGCCGCTTCGCCCAGCGCGGCGCCTCGCCGATCGTCGGCGTCGGCTTCAGCCAGGCGGAGGCGATCAAGAAGGTCGCCACCGAATTCCCCGAGACCAAGTTCGTCATCATCGACGCCGTGGTCGATCTGCCGAACGTGCGCTCGGTGCTGTTCTCGGCCGAACAGGGCTCCTATCTCGTCGGCGTGCTCGCGGCGATGAAGTCCGGCACCGGCACGGTCGGCTTCGTCGGCGGCATGGACATCCCGCTCATTCGCACCTTTGCCTGCGGCTATGCCGGCGGCGTCAAGTCGGTGAAGCCCGACGCCAAGATCGTGGAGAATATGACCGGCACGACGGGCGCCGCCTGGAATGATCCGGTGCGCGGCGGCGAACTGGCCAAGGCGCAGATCGACCAGGGCGCGGACGTCATCTTCCACGCCGCGGGCGGCACCGGCATCGGCGTTCTGCAGGCGGCGGCCGACGCCGGCAAGTTCGGCATCGGCGTCGATTCCAACCAGAACGCCCTCCATCCCGGTCACGTCCTGACCTCGATGGTCAAGCGCGTCGACAACGCCGTCTACAAGGCCTTCGACGACGCGGCCAAGGACAAGTTCACCGCCGGCGCCGAGACGCTGGGCCTCGCCGAGGACGGTGTCGGCTACGCCGCCGACGCCAACAACGAGGCGCTGATCACGCCCGAGATGAAGGCCGCTGTCGAGAAGGCCAAGGCCGATATCGTCGCGGGCACCGTGAAGGTGCACGACTACAATTCGGATAGCGCCTGCCCCTACTGA
- a CDS encoding SlyX family protein translates to MSDAHRLDQLESTIAHQGRSIEELSDMVREQWLAIDRLQKAVRQMLDRAEASGDGAAPEVTKPPHY, encoded by the coding sequence ATGAGCGACGCCCATCGGCTCGACCAGCTGGAAAGCACGATCGCCCACCAGGGGCGCAGCATCGAGGAGCTCTCCGACATGGTGCGCGAGCAATGGCTGGCGATCGACCGCCTGCAGAAGGCGGTGCGCCAGATGCTCGACCGCGCCGAGGCTTCCGGCGACGGCGCCGCTCCCGAGGTGACGAAGCCGCCGCATTACTGA
- a CDS encoding ABC transporter ATP-binding protein, with protein sequence MAAIELIGISKSFGAVRANHDIRLTVEKGTIHGIVGENGAGKSTLMSILYGFYQADAGEIRVDGKRVEITDTNAAIAAGIGMVHQHFMLIDNFTVVENVMLGAEQSGFLSAGIGRVRKELKRLETEHGLDVDPDAIVGELPVGLQQRVEILKSLYRRADILILDEPTGVLTPAEADQLFSVLRQLRDEGRTIILITHKLREIMAVTDSVSVMRRGEIVATRPTAETSVGELAELMVGRRVLLSVDRPPAAPGAARLAVRDLTVRDGRGVAMAKNVSFEVRAGEIVGIAGVAGNGQSELLEAISGIRRAESGRIDVAGHRLDPASGEGDPAFMRRIGLAHVPEDRHHMGLVLAFEECENAMLGYHGVRRYARGGLLDIGTMRRDARRGIEAYDIRPPDCRLKTANFSGGNQQKIVLAREMERDPAVLLIGQPTRGVDVGAIEFIHRRIVAMRDAGKAILLVSVELDEIRALSDRILVMFDGRIVGERPSGADEAELGLLMAGVESHAKAEVA encoded by the coding sequence ATGGCGGCGATCGAACTGATCGGGATCTCGAAGAGTTTCGGCGCGGTCCGGGCCAACCACGACATCCGACTGACGGTCGAGAAGGGCACGATCCACGGCATTGTCGGGGAGAACGGCGCCGGCAAGTCGACGCTGATGTCGATCCTCTACGGCTTCTACCAGGCCGATGCCGGCGAGATCCGCGTCGACGGAAAGAGGGTCGAGATCACCGACACCAATGCCGCGATCGCCGCCGGCATCGGCATGGTGCACCAGCACTTCATGCTCATCGACAATTTCACCGTGGTCGAAAACGTCATGCTCGGCGCCGAGCAGTCGGGCTTCCTCTCCGCCGGCATCGGCCGGGTGCGCAAGGAGCTGAAGCGGCTCGAGACCGAGCACGGGCTCGACGTCGATCCCGATGCCATCGTCGGCGAACTGCCGGTCGGCCTGCAGCAGCGCGTCGAGATCCTGAAGAGCCTCTACCGCCGTGCCGACATTCTCATCCTGGACGAGCCGACGGGCGTGCTCACCCCGGCCGAGGCGGACCAGCTGTTTTCCGTGCTGCGGCAGCTGCGCGACGAGGGGCGCACGATCATCCTCATCACCCACAAGCTGCGCGAGATCATGGCGGTCACCGACAGCGTCTCGGTCATGCGGCGCGGCGAGATCGTCGCCACGCGCCCCACCGCCGAGACGAGTGTCGGGGAACTGGCCGAGCTGATGGTTGGTCGCCGCGTCCTCCTCTCGGTCGATCGCCCCCCGGCCGCGCCCGGCGCCGCGCGCCTGGCGGTGCGCGACCTCACCGTGCGCGACGGCCGCGGCGTGGCGATGGCGAAGAACGTCTCCTTCGAGGTGAGGGCGGGCGAGATCGTCGGCATCGCCGGTGTCGCCGGCAATGGCCAGTCGGAGCTTCTGGAAGCCATATCCGGCATTCGCCGTGCCGAAAGCGGCCGCATAGATGTCGCCGGCCACCGGCTGGATCCGGCGAGCGGCGAGGGCGACCCGGCCTTCATGCGCCGCATTGGCCTTGCCCACGTCCCGGAAGACCGCCACCATATGGGGCTCGTGCTGGCGTTCGAGGAGTGCGAGAACGCCATGCTCGGCTACCATGGCGTCCGACGCTATGCCCGGGGCGGCCTGCTCGACATCGGCACGATGAGGCGCGACGCGCGACGCGGGATCGAGGCCTACGACATCCGCCCGCCCGACTGCCGGCTGAAGACGGCGAATTTTTCCGGCGGCAACCAGCAGAAGATCGTTCTGGCGCGCGAGATGGAGCGTGATCCGGCTGTGCTGCTGATCGGCCAGCCGACGCGCGGCGTCGACGTCGGGGCGATCGAGTTCATCCACCGCCGCATCGTCGCCATGCGCGATGCCGGCAAGGCAATTCTTCTTGTCTCGGTCGAGCTCGACGAGATCCGCGCGCTGTCGGACCGGATCCTCGTCATGTTCGACGGCCGCATCGTCGGCGAGCGGCCGAGCGGCGCCGACGAGGCCGAGCTCGGCCTGCTGATGGCGGGGGTCGAAAGCCATGCGAAAGCGGAGGTGGCATGA
- a CDS encoding VOC family protein codes for MKDARISLVTLAVDDLERAAAFYVALGWQRTNAGNANIVFLQGERMALSLFGRKDLAKDVGVSLEGNAPYPNITLAINMPSETAVDRLYDMAMEAGGREIKRPEPAFWGGYSGYFADPDGHLWELAYNPFVKMTKRGHLDLLRSAAKDGAA; via the coding sequence ATGAAGGACGCGCGAATTTCCCTGGTGACGCTCGCCGTCGACGATCTCGAGCGCGCCGCCGCCTTCTATGTCGCGCTCGGCTGGCAACGCACCAATGCCGGCAATGCGAACATCGTTTTCCTGCAGGGCGAGCGGATGGCGCTGTCGCTCTTCGGCCGCAAGGATCTGGCCAAGGATGTCGGGGTCTCGCTGGAGGGCAATGCGCCCTATCCGAACATCACCCTGGCGATCAACATGCCGAGTGAAACGGCCGTCGACCGCCTGTACGATATGGCCATGGAGGCCGGCGGGCGGGAGATCAAGCGGCCGGAGCCGGCCTTCTGGGGCGGCTATTCCGGCTATTTCGCCGATCCCGACGGCCACCTCTGGGAGCTCGCCTACAACCCCTTCGTCAAAATGACGAAGCGGGGCCATCTCGATCTCCTGCGCTCCGCGGCCAAGGACGGCGCGGCATGA
- a CDS encoding ABC transporter permease — MSRPYAKLPPIVDYGLIPLLNVLLAFAVAGIVVAIVGESPVEAATLMLRGAFGYGEGIGFTLYYATNFILTGLAVAVAFHAGLFNIGGEGQAYLGGLGVAIVALSLGDVAPWWVTLPVAVVSAAAFGALWAFLPAILQARRGAHIVITTIMFNFIAASLMNYLLVGPLKLEGSMQPATRTFAEGGQAPKLGSLFEALGLDLGGAPLNVTFFVALLAAVGVWVLIWRTRLGYELRTLGHSPRAARYAGMNEVRLIVVAMAISGALAGMMALNPVMGDQARLQIDFPEGAGFVGIAVALMGRGHPAGIIPAALLFGVLYQGGAELAFDMPGISRDMIVIIQGLVILFAGAMENMIRPGVGAFYHRIALRPAALPAARETP; from the coding sequence ATGAGCCGTCCCTACGCCAAGCTGCCGCCTATCGTCGACTACGGCCTGATCCCGCTTCTCAACGTCCTCCTCGCCTTTGCGGTGGCCGGCATTGTCGTCGCCATCGTCGGGGAGTCGCCCGTGGAAGCCGCGACGCTCATGCTGCGCGGAGCCTTCGGCTATGGCGAAGGGATCGGCTTCACGCTCTACTATGCCACCAACTTCATCCTGACCGGTCTTGCCGTCGCCGTTGCCTTCCATGCCGGGCTGTTCAACATCGGCGGCGAGGGGCAGGCCTATCTCGGCGGCCTCGGGGTCGCGATCGTCGCGCTATCGCTCGGCGACGTCGCGCCCTGGTGGGTGACCTTGCCGGTGGCGGTCGTCTCGGCTGCCGCCTTCGGCGCGCTCTGGGCCTTCCTTCCGGCGATCCTGCAGGCGCGGCGCGGCGCCCACATCGTCATCACCACCATCATGTTCAACTTTATCGCCGCCAGCCTGATGAACTATCTGCTGGTCGGGCCGCTGAAGCTTGAGGGGTCGATGCAGCCGGCGACCCGCACCTTTGCCGAAGGCGGGCAGGCGCCGAAACTCGGTTCCCTGTTCGAAGCGCTCGGCCTCGACCTCGGCGGCGCGCCGCTGAACGTCACCTTCTTCGTCGCCCTTCTCGCCGCCGTCGGAGTCTGGGTGCTGATCTGGCGCACCCGCCTCGGCTACGAGCTGCGCACGCTCGGGCACTCGCCGCGGGCGGCGCGCTATGCCGGAATGAACGAGGTCCGGCTGATCGTCGTCGCCATGGCGATCTCCGGGGCGCTCGCCGGCATGATGGCGCTGAACCCTGTCATGGGCGACCAGGCCCGCCTGCAGATCGACTTTCCCGAGGGCGCCGGCTTCGTCGGCATCGCCGTCGCCCTGATGGGGCGCGGCCATCCCGCCGGCATCATCCCCGCCGCGCTCCTGTTCGGCGTGCTCTACCAGGGCGGGGCGGAACTTGCCTTCGACATGCCCGGCATCTCGCGTGACATGATCGTCATCATCCAGGGCCTCGTCATCCTCTTTGCCGGGGCGATGGAGAACATGATCCGGCCGGGCGTCGGCGCCTTCTACCACCGCATCGCGCTCAGGCCCGCCGCGCTGCCGGCTGCCAGGGAGACGCCGTGA
- a CDS encoding ABC transporter permease, with protein sequence MDLSMAINIADSAIRLSTPLLFAALAGLYSERAGIFDIGLEGKMLISAFFSAVGASITGSAVLGLGCGILAAVFFSLVHGLASITYRGNQIVSGVALNFVAAGLTVLLGQNWYGQGGRTPALTGAERFGDVTLPGASALGEVLFVGPILRDLVSGQNVLVYVAFLMVPVTWFVLFRTRFGLRMRAVGENPAAVDTAGISVAWLRYRAVIICGVLTGFAGTYLALAQSAGFNRDMSAGKGYIALAALIFAKWRPVPLMGACLLFGFLDTVSIRIQGVQLPFVGTVSVQFVQALPYILTVVLLAGFVGKAVPPKAGGVPYVKER encoded by the coding sequence ATGGATCTTTCCATGGCCATCAATATCGCCGATTCGGCGATCCGGCTGTCGACGCCGCTGCTTTTCGCCGCGCTCGCCGGCCTTTATTCCGAGCGTGCCGGCATCTTCGACATCGGGCTCGAGGGAAAGATGCTGATCTCGGCCTTCTTCTCGGCCGTCGGCGCCAGCATCACAGGCTCGGCGGTCCTCGGGCTCGGCTGCGGCATCCTCGCCGCCGTCTTCTTCTCGCTGGTGCACGGTCTTGCCTCCATCACCTATCGCGGCAACCAGATCGTCTCCGGCGTCGCGCTGAACTTCGTCGCCGCCGGTCTCACCGTGCTGCTCGGGCAGAACTGGTACGGCCAGGGCGGCCGCACGCCGGCCTTGACGGGCGCGGAGCGTTTCGGCGACGTGACGCTGCCGGGCGCATCGGCACTCGGCGAGGTGCTTTTCGTCGGACCGATCCTGCGCGACCTCGTCTCCGGCCAGAACGTCCTCGTCTATGTCGCCTTCCTGATGGTGCCGGTGACCTGGTTCGTGCTCTTCCGCACCCGCTTCGGCTTGCGCATGCGCGCCGTCGGCGAGAACCCGGCGGCGGTCGACACCGCCGGCATCTCCGTCGCCTGGCTGCGCTATCGCGCGGTGATCATCTGCGGCGTTCTCACCGGTTTTGCCGGCACCTATCTGGCGCTGGCGCAATCGGCCGGCTTCAACCGGGACATGAGCGCCGGCAAGGGCTATATCGCGCTCGCCGCGCTGATCTTCGCCAAGTGGCGGCCGGTGCCCTTGATGGGCGCCTGCCTCCTCTTCGGCTTCCTCGACACCGTGTCGATCCGCATCCAGGGCGTCCAACTGCCCTTCGTCGGCACGGTCTCGGTGCAGTTCGTCCAGGCGCTGCCCTATATCCTGACCGTGGTGCTCCTTGCCGGCTTCGTCGGCAAGGCGGTGCCGCCCAAGGCCGGCGGCGTGCCCTATGTGAAAGAACGATGA
- a CDS encoding cytidine deaminase gives MADDLFALARSAMRKAHAPYSKFPVGAAIRTHDGRIYAGCNIEVVSFPEGWCAETTAIGHMVMDGGGRIAEVAVLAEKLALCTPCGGCRQRIAEFGSPETKVHLCDETGVRETLRLGDLFPRGFAAENLG, from the coding sequence ATGGCTGACGACCTTTTCGCGCTGGCGCGCTCGGCGATGCGCAAGGCGCATGCGCCCTATTCGAAATTTCCGGTGGGCGCGGCGATCCGCACCCATGACGGACGGATCTATGCCGGCTGCAATATCGAGGTTGTGAGCTTTCCCGAGGGCTGGTGCGCCGAGACGACGGCGATCGGCCACATGGTGATGGACGGTGGCGGCCGCATCGCCGAGGTCGCGGTGCTGGCCGAGAAGCTCGCGCTCTGCACGCCCTGCGGCGGCTGCCGACAGCGCATCGCCGAATTCGGCTCGCCCGAGACGAAGGTGCATCTGTGCGACGAGACCGGCGTGCGCGAGACGCTGCGCCTCGGCGACCTGTTTCCGCGTGGCTTTGCGGCGGAAAATCTCGGATGA
- a CDS encoding purine-nucleoside phosphorylase, with amino-acid sequence MSVDLNLLKDRLGGRSARIAMILGSGLGGLVDEVEDALRIPYGDIPGFPRSGVSGHSGEFVSGRLAGVPVIILSGRIHFYEQGDAAAMRPALEALKALGVEILVLTNAAGSTRQNLSPGSVLLIDDHINYSGLNPLIGETSDARFTGMTEAYDAGLRAHMRAAAEQADVPLPGGVYMWFSGPSFETPAEVRMARLLGADALGMSTVPETILARFLGLKVVAASVVTNYGAGMTGAELSHAETKDVAPQGGAILARILKAALPRF; translated from the coding sequence ATGAGCGTCGATCTGAATCTTCTGAAAGATCGGCTCGGTGGCCGCAGCGCCCGCATCGCGATGATCCTCGGCTCCGGCCTCGGCGGTCTCGTCGACGAGGTCGAGGATGCCCTTCGCATTCCCTATGGCGATATCCCCGGCTTTCCCCGCAGCGGCGTCAGCGGGCATTCGGGCGAGTTCGTGTCGGGCCGGCTCGCCGGCGTCCCGGTCATCATCCTCTCCGGCCGCATCCACTTTTACGAACAGGGCGACGCCGCGGCGATGCGCCCGGCGCTGGAGGCGCTGAAGGCGCTCGGCGTGGAAATCCTCGTCCTGACCAATGCCGCGGGATCGACCCGGCAGAACCTTTCGCCGGGCTCGGTCTTGCTGATCGACGACCACATCAACTATTCCGGCCTGAATCCCCTGATCGGCGAGACCTCGGACGCGCGCTTCACCGGCATGACCGAAGCTTATGACGCGGGGCTGCGCGCCCATATGCGCGCGGCAGCTGAGCAAGCGGACGTGCCTCTGCCGGGCGGCGTCTACATGTGGTTCTCCGGCCCGTCCTTCGAGACGCCGGCCGAGGTGCGCATGGCGCGGCTTCTCGGCGCCGACGCCCTGGGCATGTCCACCGTGCCGGAGACGATCCTGGCCCGCTTTCTCGGCCTGAAGGTGGTGGCGGCCTCGGTGGTGACGAATTACGGTGCGGGAATGACCGGGGCGGAACTCTCGCATGCCGAGACCAAGGACGTCGCGCCCCAAGGTGGGGCGATCCTCGCCCGTATCCTGAAGGCGGCGCTGCCGCGCTTCTGA
- the deoC gene encoding deoxyribose-phosphate aldolase → MTDPRDAARALIACLDLTDLNADCTEADVAALCERADTPAGPVAAICIWPRFVAGARAGIAPGIRIATVVNFPQGSDDPARTARDAAAALAGGADEIDMVIDYRRLADDPAYVERQVRAVKVAVGPAVLKAILETGELQQADLIAEASRAALAGGADFLKTSTGKTARHASLDAARIMLEAIEAGGGSAGFKASGGIKTFEDALAYHDLAEEICGAGWATPNRFRIGASGVLADLLAVAAGTPRATARGAY, encoded by the coding sequence ATGACCGACCCTAGAGACGCCGCGCGTGCGCTGATCGCCTGCCTCGACCTGACCGACCTGAACGCGGACTGCACCGAGGCCGATGTCGCGGCCCTTTGCGAGCGCGCCGACACGCCGGCGGGACCCGTCGCGGCGATCTGCATCTGGCCGCGATTCGTCGCCGGCGCCCGTGCCGGCATCGCGCCCGGCATCCGCATCGCCACGGTCGTGAACTTTCCGCAGGGGTCGGACGATCCGGCACGGACCGCGCGCGATGCGGCTGCGGCGTTGGCGGGCGGCGCCGACGAGATCGACATGGTGATCGACTATCGCAGGCTTGCCGACGATCCAGCCTATGTCGAGAGACAGGTGCGCGCGGTGAAGGTGGCCGTCGGCCCGGCCGTCCTGAAGGCGATCCTGGAGACCGGCGAACTCCAGCAAGCTGACCTCATCGCCGAGGCGTCGCGGGCGGCACTGGCCGGCGGCGCGGATTTTCTGAAGACCTCGACCGGCAAGACCGCCCGGCACGCCAGCCTCGACGCGGCAAGGATCATGCTGGAGGCGATTGAAGCCGGCGGCGGCAGCGCCGGCTTCAAGGCCTCGGGCGGTATCAAGACCTTCGAGGACGCTCTCGCCTACCACGACCTCGCCGAAGAGATCTGCGGCGCCGGCTGGGCGACGCCCAACCGTTTCCGCATCGGCGCCTCGGGCGTTCTGGCCGATCTCCTGGCGGTCGCCGCCGGCACGCCCCGCGCCACCGCAAGGGGCGCCTACTGA
- the deoA gene encoding thymidine phosphorylase — MLPQEFIRAKRDGGTLAAEDIKAFIAGFEGERVTEGQVAAFAMAVFFNGMAPAETVALTEAMRDSGDTLDWSGLDRPILDKHSTGGVGDNVSLMLAPIVAACGGAVPMISGRGLGHTGGTLDKMESIPGYSVTPDNALFRKTVAEVGCAVIGQTGRLAPADARFYGIRDVTATVESIPLITASILSKKLAAGLGGLVLDVKAGSGAFMAREEDARALAASLVAVANGAGLKTTALLTGMDEPLASDAGNAVEVRNAVDFLTGTRRDARLADVTLALAAEMLALGGLATDAADGLRQAHAALDDGRAAEIFGRMVAALGGPTDFVARMDHYLPAADVVRPVLAGEGGFVTAIDTRRIGLAVVALGGGRTRPQDPVDHAVGLTGLAGLGRAMAQGEPLCFVHARSAQSAEMAAEMVRAAYTFGETAPQTRPAVIDRFGRG; from the coding sequence ATGCTGCCGCAGGAATTCATCCGCGCCAAGCGCGACGGCGGCACGCTGGCCGCCGAGGACATCAAGGCCTTCATCGCCGGATTCGAGGGGGAGCGCGTCACCGAGGGTCAGGTGGCCGCCTTCGCCATGGCGGTGTTCTTCAACGGCATGGCGCCGGCCGAAACGGTGGCGCTGACCGAGGCGATGCGCGATTCCGGCGACACGCTCGACTGGTCCGGCCTCGATCGCCCGATCCTCGACAAGCACTCGACCGGCGGCGTCGGCGACAATGTCTCGCTGATGCTGGCCCCGATCGTCGCCGCCTGTGGCGGGGCGGTGCCGATGATCTCCGGCCGGGGTCTCGGCCATACCGGCGGCACGCTCGACAAGATGGAATCCATCCCCGGCTATTCCGTCACGCCCGACAACGCCTTGTTCCGAAAGACTGTCGCCGAGGTCGGCTGCGCAGTGATCGGCCAGACCGGTCGCCTCGCCCCGGCCGACGCGCGCTTCTACGGCATCCGCGACGTCACCGCGACGGTGGAGTCGATCCCGCTGATCACCGCCTCGATCCTGTCGAAGAAGCTCGCCGCCGGTCTCGGCGGCCTCGTGCTCGACGTCAAGGCCGGCTCTGGCGCCTTCATGGCGCGCGAGGAGGACGCCCGGGCGCTGGCAGCAAGCCTCGTCGCCGTCGCCAATGGGGCGGGGTTGAAGACCACGGCTCTCTTGACGGGAATGGACGAGCCGCTGGCGTCCGACGCCGGCAATGCGGTCGAGGTGCGCAATGCCGTCGATTTTCTTACAGGCACGCGGCGCGACGCGCGGCTCGCCGACGTCACCCTGGCGCTGGCCGCCGAGATGCTGGCGCTGGGCGGTCTCGCCACCGATGCCGCTGACGGACTGAGACAGGCCCACGCCGCCCTCGACGACGGCCGGGCGGCGGAAATCTTCGGCCGCATGGTTGCCGCCCTTGGTGGCCCCACGGATTTCGTCGCGCGCATGGATCACTATCTGCCGGCGGCAGACGTCGTGCGTCCTGTCCTGGCCGGCGAGGGCGGGTTCGTCACCGCCATCGACACCCGCCGCATCGGCCTTGCCGTCGTCGCCCTCGGCGGCGGGCGGACACGGCCGCAGGATCCTGTCGACCATGCCGTCGGCCTCACCGGGCTTGCCGGCCTCGGGCGGGCGATGGCACAGGGCGAGCCGCTCTGCTTCGTTCACGCCCGATCGGCGCAATCTGCGGAGATGGCGGCGGAGATGGTTCGCGCGGCCTACACCTTCGGCGAGACGGCACCGCAGACACGGCCAGCCGTCATCGATCGCTTCGGAAGAGGCTGA
- a CDS encoding TIGR02281 family clan AA aspartic protease, with protein sequence MIQKFLILAAGASAIAFAFPSAFQEYRDRVASAQNAEAVDPAPAVVKAATTPTYAGRVAQLQADSDGHFRTEARLNGRPIAVLVDTGATYVSMSETTARRLGLQIRSDAFRFKAQTANGETAVALATLDRVTIGQVDVRDVEALVTKGDVMPTTLLGMSFLSKLKRFDVEDGRLSLVE encoded by the coding sequence TTGATCCAAAAATTCCTGATCCTGGCCGCCGGTGCCTCGGCGATCGCCTTCGCCTTTCCCTCGGCCTTCCAGGAGTACCGGGACAGGGTGGCGAGCGCGCAGAACGCCGAGGCAGTGGATCCCGCGCCCGCCGTGGTCAAGGCGGCAACGACGCCGACCTATGCCGGCCGCGTGGCGCAACTGCAGGCTGACAGCGACGGCCATTTTCGCACGGAAGCCCGGCTGAACGGCCGCCCGATCGCCGTGCTCGTCGATACCGGAGCCACTTATGTGTCGATGAGCGAGACGACGGCCCGTCGGCTCGGCCTGCAGATCCGTTCCGACGCCTTCCGCTTCAAGGCTCAGACGGCCAATGGCGAAACCGCCGTGGCACTGGCGACGCTCGACCGCGTGACCATCGGCCAGGTCGATGTCCGCGATGTCGAGGCGCTGGTCACCAAGGGCGATGTCATGCCGACGACCCTTCTCGGCATGAGCTTTCTGTCCAAGCTGAAACGCTTCGATGTCGAGGACGGACGCCTGAGCCTCGTCGAATAG
- the upp gene encoding uracil phosphoribosyltransferase — MDGVTVIDHPLVQHKLTIMRNKETSTASFRRLLREISTLLCYEVTRNLDLTTMRIETPLVEMDSPVLEGKKLVFASILRAGNGLLEGMLDLVPAARVAHIGVYRDHETLMPVEYYFKAPEDLVNRLVIVVDPMLATGNSAIAAMDQLKKRGASNIRFLCLLAAPEGIERFRAAHPDIPIFTASIDSHLNEKGYIVPGLGDAGDRMYGTK; from the coding sequence ATGGACGGCGTCACCGTCATCGATCACCCGCTGGTCCAGCACAAGCTGACCATCATGCGCAACAAGGAGACCTCGACGGCGAGCTTTCGCCGCCTTCTCCGGGAGATTTCAACCCTCCTCTGCTATGAGGTGACGCGCAATCTCGACCTCACCACCATGCGCATCGAGACGCCGCTGGTGGAAATGGATTCGCCTGTTCTCGAGGGCAAGAAGCTCGTCTTCGCCTCGATTTTGCGGGCCGGCAACGGCCTCCTCGAGGGCATGCTCGACCTCGTGCCCGCCGCCCGCGTCGCCCATATCGGCGTCTACCGCGATCACGAGACGCTGATGCCGGTCGAATACTACTTCAAGGCGCCGGAGGATCTCGTCAACCGGCTGGTGATCGTCGTCGACCCGATGCTGGCGACCGGCAATTCGGCCATCGCGGCGATGGACCAGCTCAAGAAGCGCGGTGCGTCCAATATCCGCTTCCTCTGCCTTCTCGCCGCGCCCGAAGGCATCGAGCGCTTTCGCGCCGCCCATCCCGACATCCCGATCTTCACCGCCTCGATCGACAGCCATCTGAACGAGAAGGGCTATATCGTTCCCGGCCTCGGCGACGCGGGCGACCGGATGTACGGGACGAAATAG